The following proteins are encoded in a genomic region of Acropora muricata isolate sample 2 unplaced genomic scaffold, ASM3666990v1 scaffold_735, whole genome shotgun sequence:
- the LOC136907124 gene encoding trace amine-associated receptor 8b-like has translation MANHSLQRNTTSSLPLFSASECIPMVIAFGMESVAIVTLNALTIIVYLKEYGLRKRSMYLVINLAFVDMFVAGCAITDSWFMGSRCKFWTINSLNLPSFIVITVWFRVIPLASVTNLAAISLERMHATFRPFQHRLIKKKMFGAAVAIVWIATGLCSAIGVLVVFHSFSIKLNRGLFTIYLSFFLFCVLIILVSYSSIAVKIACGNQSYRDGVASRERKLTKTLFIVTVASLTLTQPFIIFWILYTVSSHTFTVISHQTWFRLYYYFGFLFCANSLVNPICYGFRIPEFRRALFSFLRCRSLPQPAQVFPLNKL, from the coding sequence ATGGCCAATCATTCTCTGCAGCGAAACACAACTTCGTCTTTACCGTTGTTTTCGGCATCTGAGTGCATTCCCATGGTAATAGCGTTTGGCATGGAGTCTGTTGCCATAGTGACgttgaatgcccttacaatcattgtttacctgaaagagtatggtcttcgcaagcgcagcatgtacctggtgatcaacctaGCATTTGTTGATATGTTTGTTGCAGGCTGTGCGATCACTGACTCTTGGTTTATGGGAAGCCGTTGTAAATTTTGGACGATCAACTCTTTGAACCTCCCATCTTTCATAGTTATCACGGTTTGGTTTCGCGTCATCCCATTAGCATCAGTgacaaaccttgctgctatttccttagagcggatgcacgcaacgtttcgtccatttcagcatcgcctcatcaaaaagaaaatgtttggagcagctgttgctattgtttggattGCAACTGGGCTCTGTTCAGCAATTGGAGTCTTGGTTGTCTTCCACTCATTCTCTATCAAACTAAATCGCGGCCTTTTTACCATatacttgtcatttttcttgttttgcgtTTTAATTATCCTTGTGTCTTACTCGTCCATAGCTGTAAAAATTGCCTGTGGAAACCAGTCGTATCGCGATGGTGTAgccagtagagaaagaaaactgaccaagacactgttcattgtgacagttgcaTCTTTAACGCTCACGCAGCCATTTATCATTTTTTGGATTCTTTATACTGTGTCATCGCACACTTTCACAGTCATTTCACATCAAACATGGTTTcgcttatattattattttggttttttattttgtgccaactctcttgtcaatccaattTGTTACGgatttagaattccagagttcaggagagctctgttttcctttttgcgctGTCGATCCCTACCGCAGCCTGCTCAAGTTTTTCCTCTTAACAAGTTGTAA